Genomic DNA from Chitinophaga lutea:
CGATTTTATGAGCCGTAAACACGTGACCCGCGGCATGATCACGCTGCACCCGGCCGGCATCCCGCACGGGCCGCATCCCGGCGCGGTGGAGAAAAGCCTCGGCGCCAAAGAAACGAAAGAGCTCGCGGTGATGGTGGATACCTTCCATCCCCTGCAGATCACACGGCAGGCGCTGGACATCGAAGACAAACAATACGTGATGAGCTGGGCGGAATAAATCTTATACCAATATAACAAGCATGGAATACAGACAATTAGGAGAAAGCAACCTGCAGGTATCGGCCATCACATTCGGCGCCTGGGCTATCGGCGGATGGATGTGGGGCGGCGCGGAGCGAAAAGACGCTACCGAAGCCATCCGCGCATCGATCGATCAGGGTGTAACCTCGATCGACACGGCACCCATTTACGGCCAGGGCACCAGCGAGGAAATCGTGGGGGAAGCCTTGCAGGGCATCGCCCGGGACAAAGTACAGATCCTCACCAAATTCGGCCTTACCTGGGAAGGCACCAAAGGCCAGTTTTATTTCAAAAGCAAAAACAATAGCAACCAGGACATCGATATCTATAAATATTCCGGTAAAGAAAGCGTGATACGCGAGTGCGAAGACAGCCTCCGCCGCCTGCGCACGGACTATATCGACCTGTATCAGATCCACTGGGCCGACGAAACCACCCCCATCGAAGAAACCTTCGAAGCGGTGCTGCGGTTGCAGGAACAGGGCAAGATACGCGCCGCCGGCGTTTGCAATTACAACGTTGAGCAGATGAAGCGGGCGGACAGTGTGGTGAAACTCGCCTCCAACCAGGTGCCGTTCAGCATGGTGGAAAGGACCATCGAAAAGGAAGTGGTGCCGTATTGCATCGACAACAAAAAAGGCATCCTCGCCTACAGCCCGCTGCAGCGCGGCATCCTCACCGGCAAGATCAAACCGGGCCATGCCTTCGGCGAAGGCGATCACCGCCCAGGCACAAAGTTCTACCAGCCCGATAACATCGCCCGCATCAATGCCTTCCTGGCACTGATCAAACCGCTGGCGGAAAAGAAAAACGCCACCCTGGCGCAGCTCGTTATCCGCTGGACCATCGAACGCCCCGGCATCACCGTGGCCCTGGTAGGCGCGCGCAACGCGGAACAGGCCGTGCAGAACGCCAAAGCCATCGACGTACAACTGGCGCCGGAAGAAATCGATTTTATCAATAAACATTTATACGCTTTGCAGTTAGTGTAAGGCGATGAAGGATACAACAACATCAACACCAAACAATCGTTCAAAAACCATCATTACCAAAACAATCTTACCATTATGAACAGTGCAGTCGTAATACCCAGGCCTGCGCAAAACCAGCAGGATTTTCTGCCGCTGAACGGCACCGACTACGTGGAGTTTTACGTAGGGAACGCCAAGCAGGCGGCGCATTTTTACAAAACGGCATTCGGTTTTCAGTCGCTCGCCTACGCCGGCCCTGAAACCGGTGTGAAAGACCGCGCCTCTTACGTACTGGTGCAGAACAAACTCCGTTTTGTGCTCACCACGCCGCTGCGCCCCGGCAACGATATTGCCCGGCACATCGATGCGCACGGCGACGGGGTGAAGGTACTGGCCATCTGGGTGGACGATGCCCGCCTGGCTTTCGAGGAAACGGTGAAAAGGGGCGCCAAACCCTACATGGAACCGGTTGTCGAAAAAGACGAGCACGGCGAGGTGGTGCGCAGCGGCATCCACACCTATGGGGATACCGTGCACATCTTCGTGGAAAGGAAAAACTACAAAGGACTGTTCCTGCCCGGCTACCGCGAGTGGAAGAGCAGCTACAATCCCGAAGAAACGGGCCTGCAGTACGTAGATCATTGCGTGGGCAACGTGGGCTGGAATGAAATGAACACCTGGGTGGACTTCTACGCCAGAACGATGGGCTTCCACAACCTGGTGTCGTTCGACGACAAGGATATTTCCACCGAATATTCCGCGCTGATGAGCAAGGTGATGAGCAACGGCAACGGGCGCATCAAATTTCCCATCAACGAACCGGCCGAAGGCAAGAAAAAATCACAGATCGAGGAATACCTCGAGTATTACGGTGCGCCCGGCGTACAGCACGTGGCCATCGCCACCAACGACATCGTGCACACCGTGAGCGAATTGCAGAAGAGGGGCATCGAGTTCCTGACCGTCCCCGATTCTTATTATCAAACCCTGCTCGAGCGCGTCGGCAAGATCGACGAAGACATCCAGCCCCTGCAAAAACTGGGCATCCTGGTAGACCGCGACGACGAGGGGTACCTGCTGCAGATCTTCACCAAACCGCTGCAGGACAGGCCCACCGTGTTTTTCGAGATCATCCAGCGCAAAGGCGCAAAATCTTTCGGTAAAGGCAACTTCAAGGCGCTGTTCGAATCCATTGAAAGGGAACAGGCGCTGCGGGGAAATTTATAATCTCAGACGACTGAACGTTACAACAACTACACGAATCGATCAATACGCCCGGATTTTTCCGGGTGTTTTTTTGCCCGGACTTTTGTATCTTACTGTTATCCCGTGCTTTTGCAGACAGTGAACATTTTCAGGTTTAAACCCTTTATTACCCAAATCAAAACCCGTAGTTATGAAAAGAATGTTGTCCCTTGCAGCCATGGCTGTGGCCCTGCTGTGTTTTTCCTCGTTTGCCCCTTTGCTCCGTGCCTGTTCCTTTAACGCCGTGCCCAACTGGGAACTGATCAGCGGCAGTATCGCTTCCAACGGCGCCACGACCACGTACAGCAACCTGGTGGTGAAGAATACGAATCATTCCGGCCCCTGGTCTTACACCCGCATCGCCACTATTTCCGGCGGCTGCCTGCCCACGGCGGGCGAATACAATTTTTTCAGCGAATCCGGCCGAAGCTGGGTGGCCACGGTAACGCCCGACGGTGATGTGCTGCTGACCCTGCTCAGCGGGCCGTCGCCTTCGCTGAATACGACGATCTCCATCCCGGCCGATTCGTATCCGAACTGACCGGCTGGCGTTTTGTAAAAAGCCGGGATGCATTGGCGGGGAAGGAGCCGGTCGCAACAGTTTTTGCTGATGATGCAGGCGCAGATTATTCTTTGCCCCGCAATGCCTTGCATAAAAAAAAGGACCGGTGCGATCCGGTCCTTTTTTACGTTTATAGAGATCTTATTTTTTCTGGAACACCCGCACATAATCCACGAGCATCTGTGACGGCAGGTGGCTGTCGGGGATTTCTTCGCCGCTCTGCCCGAGGGCTACATTGAGCAGGAGGTAGAAGTTTTCGTGGAAGGGGTTGTTCCCTTGTTTTTGATTCGTGGTTTGGGTGAGGTCGATGGTATTGAGCTCGAGGC
This window encodes:
- a CDS encoding aldo/keto reductase, producing MEYRQLGESNLQVSAITFGAWAIGGWMWGGAERKDATEAIRASIDQGVTSIDTAPIYGQGTSEEIVGEALQGIARDKVQILTKFGLTWEGTKGQFYFKSKNNSNQDIDIYKYSGKESVIRECEDSLRRLRTDYIDLYQIHWADETTPIEETFEAVLRLQEQGKIRAAGVCNYNVEQMKRADSVVKLASNQVPFSMVERTIEKEVVPYCIDNKKGILAYSPLQRGILTGKIKPGHAFGEGDHRPGTKFYQPDNIARINAFLALIKPLAEKKNATLAQLVIRWTIERPGITVALVGARNAEQAVQNAKAIDVQLAPEEIDFINKHLYALQLV
- the hppD gene encoding 4-hydroxyphenylpyruvate dioxygenase, translated to MNSAVVIPRPAQNQQDFLPLNGTDYVEFYVGNAKQAAHFYKTAFGFQSLAYAGPETGVKDRASYVLVQNKLRFVLTTPLRPGNDIARHIDAHGDGVKVLAIWVDDARLAFEETVKRGAKPYMEPVVEKDEHGEVVRSGIHTYGDTVHIFVERKNYKGLFLPGYREWKSSYNPEETGLQYVDHCVGNVGWNEMNTWVDFYARTMGFHNLVSFDDKDISTEYSALMSKVMSNGNGRIKFPINEPAEGKKKSQIEEYLEYYGAPGVQHVAIATNDIVHTVSELQKRGIEFLTVPDSYYQTLLERVGKIDEDIQPLQKLGILVDRDDEGYLLQIFTKPLQDRPTVFFEIIQRKGAKSFGKGNFKALFESIEREQALRGNL